The genomic stretch TTGAGTAGATGTTTGTAACTGGCAGTACCTTGGGGCTTATCTGGTAGACCGATGCGCTCATCGGGAGTGAGTTTTGGGCAGTCGTGGATGTCGTCAAATTTGTCGCGGATGATGGAGAGAAAGTTATGGCGGGTGTGGGGATTGCCTTTGATACGAATAAAGATTTTGGCATCTTCGAGATCGGCTTTGATGTAAGCGAGGTTGCCCGTATCGGAGGCGAGGATTACGCCTGTACGCCAGTAGGTGCGGCTGTTGGTGCGAGCGATGAGTTTATGGGCTTTGACGATGAAACGGGAAATGACGCTATTGGGTAGGACTTTATCGTAACGATATTCAAATCTCAGGCAGTCGTCCCACGTTCCCGTATGGGGTTCATCTTTGGGTAGTAAATCGGGAATGAGGTATTCGGGATAGTCGCGATCGCGGGAGTTTTCCATTGCAAAGCATAGCTCGAACTTTTCCATCATCCTGAGAATGAATTTACGCGCTTCTTCAGTGGCGTAGCAGTCATGCTCCTTGCGGGATTTTGGCTGAAAGATGCGCTCTGTGTCTTGCCAATGCAATACGCCCTGATGTTCCGTCATCAAGAGGTTATCGTTAATGATTTTGTATGCGCCGACTGTGACCCATTCGGGATTGAGAACGTTGGTGTCTTTGAGGCGTTTGTCATCGGTGAAGTTGAGAACGATGCCCAATTCATGCAGGAGGCGGACGAGGGTATGGCGCGATGATTCTCTAGTGATGCCTGTTTCGATACATTTTTGTTCGTATTCCTGATAGGTAATGTAGTCGCGATCGTCCTGTTCCAGTTTGTCCTTGAGATTTAGCCATTTGACGGGAATAGGATCGAAGACATGGGGCATTTCGTTAGCGATGATTTCGGTGATTTTTTGTTTGAGTTCGCTAATTCCTAATCCTGTGGCGCAGGATGTGCCAATAAAGCCTTTGATGTTGAGATATTTGGTTTGCAAACCGTGGCGATCGAGGTCTAAGGGATGGTCATCGATTTTATTGCCGACAATAATCACGGGGGCTTGATTGCCTAGAGTTTCAATCAGTTTCAGCCAATATTCGATGCGATTGGCAAGTTCGTCTTCACGGGTGTTGATCGTCAATAGATAGAGGCTGCGCTCGGTGAGAAAGAACTGATGGGTGGCGTGCATGATTGGGAGCATCTCAATTAGGCGCTGAGTAAAAACACTTAGGAGAATAGAAGTAACCATTAAGATAAGCGCAGCGATGTTTCAAAACTTGAGCAACATTGGACTTATTCCACTGAGAGCCAGAAATCTTGAGGCGACGACCAATCTGCTTAATCGTCGATTCAACGCCGCCTGAACCAATGGTTAGCCCCTGTTTCTGTAGATAACCATACTCAGGCATACGATGGCGGTGATTACGTAAATAAGCCAGAAAATTAATAGCGCGTTTGAACTTACAACCGAGACTGTCAAGTAAAATGTGTAAAGTCTAGAAGCTAGACGTGGAGACGATCCTCGAAGAGGATGGCAAAGCGATTAAGAGCAGGTTTCCAATCACGAATCGGCATCGTCCACTTCTTCGAGATATTCCGCATTGCTAAATAAACGAGCTTGAAAGCAGCATCATCAGAGGGAAAAATCTGTTGGGATTTAATCACCTTCCGCAAACTACTGTTCATCGACTCAATCGCATTGGTGGTATAAATCGCCCTGCGAATCTCGGTCGGAAAGCAAAGAAGGGGATAATGTTTGCCCAATGACTGCGCCAAGACTTGGAGATTGATGGATATTGCTTGTCCCACTTTTCAGCAAAGAGTTCGAGATTAAACTCAGCCTCCGATTCCGTCGCCGCGCTATAAATAGCCTTGAGGTCAGCACAAACTTGCTTGCGTTGTTGCCAAGGTACAAAAGCGACCGAGTTTCTGACCATGTGGACAATGCATAACTGCACCTGAGTTTTAGGAAATACCGTCTCAATCGCATTAGGGAAACCAGTCAAGCCATCGACACAGGCAATCAAAATATCTTTGACCCCACGGTTGTGAATTTCGGTGAGTACTGACAACCAGAATTTCGCACCTTCATTCGGAGAAATCCACATACCCAGTAATTCCTTGTACCCGTCCATATTCACGCCCAAGGCAAAGTACAAGGATTTGTTAATCACTCTGCCATTGTCTCGGACTTTGATGACTAGACAGTCCAGAAAGACGATTGGATAGACTGCTTCAAGGGGACGGTTTTGCCATTGCTTCACCTCGTCAATTACTGCATCTGTAACATTGGAAATAAGTGTTGGTGATACTTCAACACCATCCATTTCTTGCAACTGGGCTTGAATATCCCTGACACTCATACCTCGTGCGTAGAGAGCAATGATCTTTTCATCTAGTCCTGACAAGCGACTTTGTCCTTTCTTCACCATCTGCGGTTCAAACTCCCCTTGCCGATCTCGGGGGACTGCGATTTCGGCTACGCCAAAGTCACCTTGCACTTTTTTCTGGCTATAACCGTTGCGACTGTTGGTTTGTCCTTCTGGTCTAGGTTCGTGCTTACCGTATCCCAGATGGGTTGATAGTTCTGCTTCCAAGGCTCTCTCCACCAACGCGGTTGTCAGTTGTTTCAGAATGCCTCCTTCTCCGAATAGGTCAGGTGGTGTTTTACATTCTTGCAGCAATTCGTCGAGCAATTCTTTGCGTATATTCATCAGTTTTAGTGTTGGTAATTGTGTGTCTAGATCATCTCTCTGTATATATCCCAGACTTTACACACTTCACTTTACACTCTCTTACAACCCGCAAATAGGACAACCGCCTGCTCAACATCACCTTGCCAGAGCCAATCTTCAGCCTTGGCTAGACGACGCAAAGAACCGCCAACATTGTAAAGATGTTCTTTCAGATGATACCAGTCGAGTATTTCAAACCTTTGCTCTGAAGGCGCTATGGCTGTAAATAAATTCCAGATCCCGTCATGCCCATCACCCAGACAGGAGAATATTTCTGCTAATGGTTGTTTCTGTACCCATTCAACCAAACCTTGATTATCGAGAAAATAAGCTGCGATTGTCCCTTGTGCATTTACGGCTTTGTAGTCTTTCCACTCACTAGACTTTCCTTTCTCGGTTCGTAATCTCACTTTACCGCCATCTAGACTGATTTCTTCCACCGTTTCCGTGATTGTTGCCTCTGGAAATTCCTGCTTTTGGACTAATCTCTGTTGACTGCTATGACTAATTTTGATTCCTGTTAATTCAGCAATGTTTACCTCTGTTCTTGCGTAGGACTCACTGGCACTTACCAATAGGCAGCATTTTTCTAGTTGCGGACTTAGTCTCGCTCTTGCTTTTACTTGCAATTTCTTGGCTTGCTTGCTCTTCAGCTTGAGTTCGCCGATGCAGCTTTTCACTTTTCTCTCTTTTCCTGCTTTTGTCCCACTGCTTTTTTCGACAAAAAAATTCCCACCTTGGGACTCACGTTTTCCAACATTTGCTCTCTCACTGCTATTTCTATCCCTTCTAGCGTTTTCAATTGCTCGGCATCTTTTGCTTCTGCATTGCGATACAAAATTTCCGCTATCTCTCTGGTGCAGGCTTCGAGTCTTTCTTTTTCTTCTGGTGTCATTTGCTTTGACTGGATAACTTTTTGCTATTTTATCCTTCTTGCCTTCTAAGTATTTCTACTCAGTGCCTAATTGAGATACTCCCTGCATGATTTCCTGTCCGCCAAAGTCCCAAACCCGCAGTTTCACTTGTTCATTGTTGGCTGTAATCTGCCAATCACGAATATTAATACCATCGGTTTTACGTTCGCCTGCATCAAATTGATTGTCGAGTAAGCGCTTGACCAGTGAGGTTTTGCCTACGGTTCCCTGTCCAACTAAAATCACTTTCGCTTCGTTTAATGGCTGTCTTGGTCGTTCCAACCAAAAATCAAATAGTGCTTTAGGGTTGTTCCTGTCATTGAGAATTTCTGGCGGAATTGGTAAAGGATTTCCCTCTAGATTAAGCGTAGTCAGATTTGCTAAGTTAGCGATCACGTCTGGTATCGCCGTGATTTTGTTGCTATCGAGATTAAGCGTAGTCAGATTTGCTAAGTTGGCGATCTCGTCTGGTATCTGCGTAATCAAATTACACGATAGGTTAAGGCTTTCCAAACTAGATATACTAAAAATAGAGTTTGGAATCTCTATGAATTTATTTCCTTGTCCACTGGAAACTCGTCCAAAAAGTAATCCAATATTCAGATATTTTAATTTACTTAATTGCGAAATACTCACTGGTAGAGTATGAAGTTGATTGCTTCCAATGTTAAGGTTTTGGAGATTGGCTAAGTTACCAATCCCTTCTGGTATCTGCCTTATTTGGTTGTTACCGAGATTAAGCGTAGTCAGATTTAGTAATTGGGCAATCGCATCTGGTATCTGCGTAATTTGGTTTTCCCAGAGGTAAAGCTCAGTGAGATTTGATAATTGAGCGATCACGTCTGGTATCGCCGTAATTTGGTTGTTATTGAGGGAAAGCGTAGTCAGATTTGATAATTGGGCGATCACGTCTGGTATCGCCGTAATTTGGTTGATAGAGAGGTTAAGCGTAGTCAGATTTGATAATTGGGCGATCGCGTCTGGTATTCTCCTAATTTGGTTGATAGAGAGGTTAAGCGTAGTCAGATTTGATAATTGGGCGATCGCGTCTGGTATTCTCCTAATTTGGTTGTTAGAGAGGTTAAGCGTAGTTAGATTTGATAATTGGGCGATTACATCTGGTATCGTCGAAATTTTGTTTAGAGAGAAATCAAGTATTCTTAGATTGATAAGTTTGGTTATCGAATCTGGAATAATGCTGATTTGATTTCTATGGATATAAATCTCTTGCAGATTTGTGAGTTGAGAGATCTCGTTTGGTAACGTAGTTAGAAGATTTCCGCTAGAACTACTTAGCTTCAAATCTAGTTTCCCCAAAACAAGTTTTTTGAGACTATGCAGTTTCCCAATTTCAGGAGGCAATATTTCTAAACCATTCCCCGACAAATCGAGTTCCGTCCAGCCCTCACGTTCTGCTTGTGCGATTATTGCCAATAACTCTGCATCTGTCATAAGTTCAAGGAAAAAGTAGAAAGGAAAAAGGAAAAAATTGGTCGGCTTGTAACTTTTTAACTACAGTCACTCAAATCTTGCGAGAGATTATACTGGTTATAAACAAACGTACAAGAAGGACTGGCAGAAAATACAGCAATATCATCATTAAGCTTAAAACAAATACTCACATCAACAAACCTAAGACTATGAAATTCAATCGAGCTACATTCAGCATCGTTAACTTACATGATGAAGATACAGAAGACAAAGCTTACTGGCTCTCAAAGAGTCCTAGAGATCGCCTAGTTGCCCTAGAATATTTACGTCAAGTAATGTATGGCTATGATCCAAATACCACCAGACTTCAAAGAGTTTTTGAGATTGCTAAATTCCCATCAAGTTGAATACTTATTAATTGGAGGATACGCCGTTGGCTACTACGGCTTTGTCAGGGCAACAGGAGATATGGATATTTGGATAAATATTAATACGGCTAATGCCACTAACGTTGTGGCAGCCCTAAAAGAATTTGGCTTTGCTGTTCCCGAATTATCACCTAAACTTTTCTTGCAAAAAGATCGAATTATCCGAATGGGAATTCCACCATTACGATTAGAAATCCTCACAACCATTTCAGGGGTTGACTTTACAGAATGCTTCGAGAATAAATTAACAGTACAAATAGAAGATCTTGAAGTAAATTTAATCAACCTGCAAGACTTGAAAGTAAATAAACGGGCAAGTGGAAGACTCAAAGATTTGTTGGATTTAGAAAACCTTCCTTAAAAATATTGACTCAATTCCAGATGCAGCAAAATAATTTATCCAATCAGGCAACAAATTCATATCTATCAAAATCTTCATGCCGACACCAAAGCGACCTCAACCTCCTCAGATCGCCAAGCCGCATAGGACAACGCCGCCATAATATCCTCTTTCTCTAAATAGGGATAAGCATTTAAAATTTCTTCAACCGAATGTCCAACTGCCAATAGTCCAACCAATGTACCCACAGTCACCCGCATTCCACGAATGCAAGGCTTACCTCCCATTACATCAGAATCAAAAGTTATTCGCGCTAAATGTCTCATAGGTCTTGCTGGCTCCGAAAGCGTATTAGTATCAAGCAAATATTGAAAACTCATAGGATGATTTCTCTACCCACGCTGCGATCGCGCAAATCCGCAAAATCCTCATTAGTAAACCCCACTCCCTCATTTTGGATAGTCAATCTAAATTTTTGCAATCCTTTCCAGAAATCAGATTTTGGCTGACCTTCTTTGAGATTCTCAGCTTCTTGGTTAACTTGGCGATCGCCTAACTCAAACGCCAAAAATTCAACAAAGCGGAGTACTTGTTGCTGCTGATCTGTTGGTAATGTCTGCATTTTACTCAGAACTTTTTCTAATACCGTCATTCTCTGAATCCTCCTGCATAGTTAATCTACAGACATTTTACAAGCTTTTTTAAATGGGCGATCAGCTATATTCTCATGCCAACAAGCGACCTCAATCTCCTCAAAACTCATTGATATCTTTCCTGAAAAGCTAACATCGCATCTAACTGAGACTCCATTAGCAAACAATGTTCCAAATGAGCAATATCCAAATCAGGCAACCACTCACTCGCTGCAAGCAGAACATACTCTTCATCCTGCAAGCGATAGATACTAATCTTGCCATCCTGCCAAAACCAAACTTCAGGCACACCTTTTAATTGGTATTTTCTAAGCTTTTTGACACTACCACTAGTAACAACTATTTCAATACATAAATCAGAAATCTCTTTTTCTGTGCCAAAGTTATAGGACAAATCAGCTTGAAATTCAGCCTTTCCTGTTAACTCCTGAGTATATGCACCTGTAGCAACAAAGGCTATACGCTTTAAAACAAAATATTGCCCAAGTAGCAATGTTAGTAATACACAAATCTTTTCATGTAATCTTCCAAGCCCCACAATTTCCAGTACTCCCTCGCAATAAATTAATCGCACACCACCAATTTCTGCAAACGCAGATTGTAGAGCCTTGAACTGCTCCCATGTCACAGCCTGCTTGATGAGATATTGGTCAGCAGATTTCGTTAAAGTTTGATTCATGGCTTCACCTTGGCAATCAGGTATTTACTAGTATAGCAATGCCAATTTCGCGATCAAATCAAAATATAAGCAAGGCAGCGCATTGCGCCGCCTTGCTTATATTTGGGCTTGAAGTTCTTGATAAATTGCTGCCAGATATTCATCAATAAATTTTGACCAGCCAATCACAATTAGTTGATTGTGAGTTAATTTCTCAGGATGAATATCATCATAGCCAAATCCAATTTCTCGACCTGAGAGATCACAACACACTAGCCCTGCGGCTTTAGCGATCGCTAAAGGTCCCACCGTATCCCAGAGCTTCACCCGACGATTGAGATAGATATAGGCACTGGCGCGACCTTGAACCACTTCCATTACCTTCAAGCCAAAACTACCGAGGGTATAAAACTCCACATTCGGAACCGCCGCACGAATGGCATCACCATAGGCGAGATCATCTTTTTTACTGACGATCACACGATCGCTACTTGCACCAATCGGCGGCACAGCATAGAGAACTTCAGGAACATTCCCATTTGTGACAGTGAATACTCCATTGATCGCCGTACCGCCAAAATACAAGAGATCGCTCTTTGGTGCATAGATCCAACCCAGCGTAGGCTGAAATGCTTCTAAGATCCCAACCATCACCGAATAGAACTCACGCCCATGAATGAAGTCATCCGTGCCATCAATGGGATCGATAAACCAGTACTTTTGATTTAGTTCCGCATATTGCTTCCATAGTTCCTGCGATCGCGAATTTTCTTCGCTAATTACCACATCATCAGGAAACCATGCTTGAAACCTTTGACTGAGGAGATGATCGAGTTCGCGATCAACATTAGTTACATAATCATCAAAGCCCTTCTCATCGACCTGAAAACCAGACTCTCTCAGATGAATTGCTTTTTGTCCAATCTCCCGAATAAATTTACAGATTTCTGTTTGTAATGCGAGATTCATATTATTGCTTACGGTGAGAGAATAGTCGGAAATAAAGCGATCGCCAAAATTCTTTGACAGGATAGGCGATGAAAGTAATGGGATTAATCGTGACGATAATATCGCGCAAACCGAGTTCGGCTAAAAAGGCGATCGCCCAAGCCACAAAACTTGCCGACATCACTCCATAGGGATTGAGATCGCTTTTAAACGGGCCCAAAATCAATTTGCGAATTGTGCAAGAGTCATCAAGGCGACGAAGGGTAACTAAATCACCAATGGCGCG from Pseudanabaena sp. Chao 1811 encodes the following:
- a CDS encoding COR domain-containing protein gives rise to the protein MHATHQFFLTERSLYLLTINTREDELANRIEYWLKLIETLGNQAPVIIVGNKIDDHPLDLDRHGLQTKYLNIKGFIGTSCATGLGISELKQKITEIIANEMPHVFDPIPVKWLNLKDKLEQDDRDYITYQEYEQKCIETGITRESSRHTLVRLLHELGIVLNFTDDKRLKDTNVLNPEWVTVGAYKIINDNLLMTEHQGVLHWQDTERIFQPKSRKEHDCYATEEARKFILRMMEKFELCFAMENSRDRDYPEYLIPDLLPKDEPHTGTWDDCLRFEYRYDKVLPNSVISRFIVKAHKLIARTNSRTYWRTGVILASDTGNLAYIKADLEDAKIFIRIKGNPHTRHNFLSIIRDKFDDIHDCPKLTPDERIGLPDKPQGTASYKHLLKQLERGEITCFPEEADHSYNIRELIEGIEDRRSPSKEDYRERDWSSGQPQPPVTVNIYNSNHQSTVMTPPEKPQPENTPKSQEIQLPSVIAASISFGFLFSTTAFLVLTFAGILNITQLVIAMFSIILLMVIAVIFVLKASGQMEGQSFEKIILAVLKQATLYDAFLSKIGDIFHSPKK
- a CDS encoding leucine-rich repeat protein codes for the protein MTDAELLAIIAQAEREGWTELDLSGNGLEILPPEIGKLHSLKKLVLGKLDLKLSSSSGNLLTTLPNEISQLTNLQEIYIHRNQISIIPDSITKLINLRILDFSLNKISTIPDVIAQLSNLTTLNLSNNQIRRIPDAIAQLSNLTTLNLSINQIRRIPDAIAQLSNLTTLNLSINQITAIPDVIAQLSNLTTLSLNNNQITAIPDVIAQLSNLTELYLWENQITQIPDAIAQLLNLTTLNLGNNQIRQIPEGIGNLANLQNLNIGSNQLHTLPVSISQLSKLKYLNIGLLFGRVSSGQGNKFIEIPNSIFSISSLESLNLSCNLITQIPDEIANLANLTTLNLDSNKITAIPDVIANLANLTTLNLEGNPLPIPPEILNDRNNPKALFDFWLERPRQPLNEAKVILVGQGTVGKTSLVKRLLDNQFDAGERKTDGINIRDWQITANNEQVKLRVWDFGGQEIMQGVSQLGTE
- a CDS encoding DUF433 domain-containing protein; translation: MRHLARITFDSDVMGGKPCIRGMRVTVGTLVGLLAVGHSVEEILNAYPYLEKEDIMAALSYAAWRSEEVEVALVSA
- a CDS encoding Uma2 family endonuclease; protein product: MNQTLTKSADQYLIKQAVTWEQFKALQSAFAEIGGVRLIYCEGVLEIVGLGRLHEKICVLLTLLLGQYFVLKRIAFVATGAYTQELTGKAEFQADLSYNFGTEKEISDLCIEIVVTSGSVKKLRKYQLKGVPEVWFWQDGKISIYRLQDEEYVLLAASEWLPDLDIAHLEHCLLMESQLDAMLAFQERYQ
- a CDS encoding 3'(2'),5'-bisphosphate nucleotidase CysQ family protein, whose translation is MNLALQTEICKFIREIGQKAIHLRESGFQVDEKGFDDYVTNVDRELDHLLSQRFQAWFPDDVVISEENSRSQELWKQYAELNQKYWFIDPIDGTDDFIHGREFYSVMVGILEAFQPTLGWIYAPKSDLLYFGGTAINGVFTVTNGNVPEVLYAVPPIGASSDRVIVSKKDDLAYGDAIRAAVPNVEFYTLGSFGLKVMEVVQGRASAYIYLNRRVKLWDTVGPLAIAKAAGLVCCDLSGREIGFGYDDIHPEKLTHNQLIVIGWSKFIDEYLAAIYQELQAQI